The DNA segment AAAGAATTGTGGCCGTTAGTTGACAAACCGATTATTCAGTATATAATTGAAGAAATAAAAGCCTCTGGCATAAAAGAGATCATCTTCATCAAGAATCCTCGCGGAAAAATATCATCCGATTATC comes from the Candidatus Nealsonbacteria bacterium CG07_land_8_20_14_0_80_39_13 genome and includes:
- a CDS encoding UTP--glucose-1-phosphate uridylyltransferase yields the protein MKNVRGKVKKAIIPMAGMGTRFLPFSKILPKELWPLVDKPIIQYIIEEIKASGIKEIIFIKNPRGKISSDY